In a genomic window of Sulfurisphaera tokodaii str. 7:
- a CDS encoding acetamidase/formamidase family protein: MQYTIHAITHNKWDNSLPPIMTINDGDVITVETKEASDGQVTPSSTEKDLLKLDFSKIHPLTGPIEVKDAEPGDALEIEFLEFKHKGWGWTGVLPGFGFLADEQYTAPIDLQGPALKIWKVDEKYAYAKFGDLNVKVPIYPFPGVIGTALPYRGKLSTIPPRENGGNMDIKHLTIGTKLYLPVFVKGALLSIGDTHLAQGDGEVCGTAIEAPLEVTMKVRLIKNIGLTQPLFIAKKVKEMEYDEYIAYPGIDSNLWNAAKKAIKGIISILSKYMTPVEAYILASVAVNLRVSEVVDVPNWIVTAYLPKNIFDINIDLF; encoded by the coding sequence AACACATAATAAATGGGATAACTCCTTACCTCCAATTATGACAATAAATGATGGGGATGTTATAACAGTAGAAACTAAAGAGGCCTCTGATGGACAAGTTACTCCTTCATCTACAGAAAAGGATCTCCTAAAATTAGATTTCTCTAAAATCCACCCATTAACTGGGCCAATAGAAGTAAAAGACGCAGAACCGGGAGATGCTTTAGAGATCGAGTTCTTAGAATTTAAACATAAAGGGTGGGGATGGACTGGAGTACTTCCTGGATTCGGATTTCTTGCTGACGAACAATATACTGCACCTATAGATCTCCAAGGTCCAGCCCTAAAAATATGGAAAGTTGATGAAAAATACGCCTATGCAAAGTTTGGCGATTTAAATGTTAAAGTCCCAATCTATCCTTTCCCCGGCGTAATAGGTACTGCATTACCATATAGAGGAAAATTGAGTACCATACCTCCTAGAGAAAACGGAGGAAATATGGATATTAAGCACTTAACTATAGGCACTAAATTATACCTTCCAGTATTTGTAAAGGGAGCATTGCTTTCCATAGGTGACACTCACTTAGCCCAAGGTGATGGTGAAGTTTGCGGAACTGCAATAGAAGCCCCCCTGGAGGTTACAATGAAGGTTAGGTTAATTAAAAATATTGGTTTAACTCAACCACTCTTTATAGCTAAGAAAGTAAAAGAGATGGAATATGATGAATATATAGCATACCCCGGTATTGATTCTAATTTGTGGAATGCAGCTAAAAAAGCTATTAAGGGCATAATCTCTATTTTATCCAAATACATGACACCGGTAGAAGCTTACATCTTGGCTAGTGTTGCGGTAAATCTTAGGGTTAGTGAGGTGGTCGATGTTCCCAATTGGATAGTTACAGCATATTTACCAAAAAATATATTTGACATAAATATTGATTTGTTCTAA